A genome region from Arachis duranensis cultivar V14167 chromosome 8, aradu.V14167.gnm2.J7QH, whole genome shotgun sequence includes the following:
- the LOC107463296 gene encoding F-box/kelch-repeat protein At3g23880-like, protein MTLLLVITNDVERNASRGLLLLRGHTATARTSPLPDLPEELIMEILLRLPARTLVSLRSVCTSWRNLISSPDFTRKHLRRSCLRDPSLTPQRIACYNSLPFRGDGVRYDSIGVVSVQSIIDNPSEATKVDYFRGQHYYRIVGSCHGLLCFFDEHDYQNTHGILWNPCTGFTFQSPQISGQAFSSGFGYDHLSDSYKLFGIIRKKGPSGVEYSTRIYTFGSTSSWRRIDDSPFGLLGIPTNHFCMAEKGVFFGSSRACTINWIVNHVVLYFDLGKETLAHFTLPDTDSSDYLWIQCKKLCVLRNCLSVCYGYLRTQHSIVWQMKEYGDAQSWTKLAMISFHGLISPLQPLYISETDVLLAVFPSCRIVLCNLNDGSVDFPVIDYGVENNPYLSQSIYSRVACIYHESLVSPNGLQSNSSKMLLRFIKPKPNPIVS, encoded by the coding sequence ATGACGTTACTGCTCGTAATTACGAATGACGTGGAGAGGAATGCGTCGAGAGGGCTGTTACTGCTCCGTGGTCACACGGCCACCGCAAGAACGTCGCCGCTGCCAGACCTTCCGGAGGAGTTGATCATGGAAATCTTGCTGAGGCTTCCGGCAAGGACGCTTGTTTCCCTAAGGAGCGTCTGCACTTCATGGAGAAACCTAATTTCATCCCCTGACTTCACCCGTAAGCACCTTCGTCGTTCATGCTTACGCGATCCAAGCCTGACTCCGCAACGAATTGCTTGTTACAACAGTTTGCCCTTCAGAGGCGATGGTGTCAGATACGACAGTATTGGAGTTGTCTCCGTACAGTCAATAATAGACAACCCTTCTGAAGCTACTAAAGTCGATTACTTCAGGGGACAACACTACTACAGAATCGTTGGTTCTTGCcatggattgttgtgctttttTGATGAGCATGACTACCAGAATACGCATGGCATCTTGTGGAACCCCTGTACCGGATTCACATTCCAATCACCGCAAATCAGCGGTCAAGCCTTCTCTTCTGGCTTTGGTTATGATCATCTCAGTGACAGCTACAAGCTTTTTGGAATTATAAGGAAGAAAGGGCCATCTGGTGTTGAATATAGTACCAGAATTTATACATTTGGATCAACTTCGTCGTGGAGAAGAATTGATGATAGCCCATTTGGCCTACTTGGTATCCCAACTAACCACTTTTGTATGGCAGAGAAAGGGGTATTTTTCGGTAGTAGCAGAGCATGCACTATTAATTGGATTGTTAATCATGTGGTTCTTTATTTTGACTTGGGTAAAGAGACTTTGGCTCATTTTACCCTGCCTGATACGGATTCAAGTGATTATCTCTGGATACAATGCAAAAAGTTGTGTGTTTTGAGAAACTGCCTTTCTGTTTGTTATGGGTATTTAAGAACACAACACTCGATTGTGTGGCAGATGAAAGAATATGGAGATGCTCAGTCTTGGACTAAATTGGCAATGATTTCCTTCCACGGCCTTATTTCTCCCTTACAACCTCTCTATATCTCGGAAACTGATGTGCTTTTGGCCGTTTTTCCATCTTGCAGAATAGTTTTGTGTAACTTGAATGATGGCAGCGTAGATTTTCCTGTGATTGATTATGGCGTGGAGAACAATCCTTATCTTTCTCAAAGTATATATTCTAGGGTGGCTTGTATCTACCATGAAAGCTTAGTTTCACCAAATGGTCTTCAAAGCAACTCATCCAAAATGCTGCTGCGTTTCATCAAACCCAAACCGAATCCTATTGTCTCTTGA